The Thermobispora bispora DSM 43833 genome window below encodes:
- the prcA gene encoding proteasome subunit alpha produces the protein MPFGYASPEQIMRDRAEYARKGIARGRSVVVMQYDQGILFVAPNPSKALHKISEIYDRIGFAAVGRYNEFEALRLAGIRYADINGFTFNRTDVTGRGLANLYAQQLGMIFTESIKSLEVEIVVAEVGDTPEEDQIYRITFDGSVFDEQGMAVIGGQADAVAGRLKQRYEDGMSLPRALDAALTALTEPGGERPPATQLEVAILDRAREHRKFVRIIGPRLESLLAEAAASSSGKEAPAAGKDAPAQGTGAPQAPEGRPPTGPAHEAEPEESSGE, from the coding sequence ATGCCCTTTGGTTACGCCTCGCCCGAGCAGATCATGCGAGACCGGGCGGAATACGCCCGGAAAGGCATCGCGCGAGGCCGCAGTGTGGTCGTCATGCAGTACGACCAAGGCATCCTCTTCGTCGCGCCGAACCCGTCCAAGGCCCTGCACAAGATCAGCGAGATCTACGACCGGATCGGTTTCGCCGCCGTGGGGCGGTACAACGAGTTCGAGGCCCTGCGCCTCGCCGGCATCCGGTACGCGGACATCAACGGCTTCACGTTCAACCGCACCGACGTCACCGGCCGGGGACTGGCCAACCTCTACGCCCAGCAGCTCGGCATGATCTTCACCGAGTCGATCAAGTCGCTCGAGGTGGAGATCGTCGTCGCCGAGGTGGGCGACACCCCGGAGGAGGACCAGATCTACCGGATCACCTTCGACGGTTCGGTCTTCGACGAGCAGGGCATGGCCGTGATCGGCGGCCAGGCCGACGCCGTGGCCGGGCGGCTCAAGCAGCGGTACGAGGACGGCATGTCCCTGCCCCGCGCCCTCGACGCCGCGCTCACCGCCCTCACCGAGCCCGGCGGGGAGCGTCCCCCGGCCACCCAGCTCGAGGTCGCGATCCTCGACCGGGCCCGCGAGCACCGCAAGTTCGTCCGCATCATCGGGCCCCGCCTGGAGAGCCTCCTCGCCGAGGCCGCGGCCTCGTCCTCGGGCAAGGAGGCCCCGGCCGCGGGCAAGGACGCCCCGGCGCAGGGGACGGGCGCCCCGCAGGCCCCGGAGGGCCGGCCGCCCACCGGGCCGGCGCACGAGGCCGAGCCCGAGGAGTCATCGGGGGAGTAA
- the prcB gene encoding proteasome subunit beta has product MNHLFTYTGSSSFTEFLSVHAPNLLPTRFEALAASAGDQIPHATTIVAVICDGGVVMAGDRRATSGNYISQRDIEKVFRADDYSCLGIAGTASIGLEVARLFRVELEHYEKTEGRSLSTEGKAHRLATMIRGNLGMAMQGLVVIPLFAAYDPATGKGRIFSYDVGGGPYEQYDYHAIGSGSIFARGSLKKLYRPGCSVEEAIRVCLNALYDAADDDAGTGGPDVTRKIWPVVAVITAEGFRRLPDEETERYVRSMLDARMTEPEGPTAPLR; this is encoded by the coding sequence ATGAACCACCTGTTCACGTATACGGGATCGTCGTCGTTCACCGAGTTCCTCAGCGTGCATGCGCCGAACCTGCTGCCGACGCGATTCGAGGCGCTCGCGGCGTCGGCCGGCGACCAGATCCCGCATGCGACCACGATCGTCGCCGTGATCTGCGACGGCGGCGTCGTCATGGCGGGTGACAGACGCGCGACCTCCGGAAACTACATCTCGCAGCGGGACATCGAGAAGGTGTTCCGCGCCGACGACTACTCCTGCCTGGGCATCGCCGGCACGGCGAGCATCGGGCTCGAGGTGGCCCGGCTCTTCCGGGTCGAGCTGGAGCACTACGAGAAGACGGAGGGCCGGTCGCTCTCCACCGAGGGCAAGGCGCACCGGCTCGCCACCATGATCCGCGGGAACCTCGGCATGGCCATGCAGGGCCTGGTCGTCATCCCGCTCTTCGCCGCGTACGACCCGGCCACCGGCAAGGGGCGCATCTTCAGCTACGACGTGGGCGGCGGGCCGTACGAGCAGTACGACTACCACGCGATCGGCTCCGGTTCGATCTTCGCCCGCGGCTCGCTGAAGAAGCTGTACCGGCCGGGCTGCAGCGTGGAGGAGGCGATCCGGGTCTGCCTCAACGCGCTCTACGATGCGGCCGATGACGACGCGGGAACCGGCGGCCCCGACGTGACGCGTAAGATCTGGCCGGTGGTCGCCGTGATCACGGCCGAGGGCTTCCGCCGGCTGCCCGACGAGGAGACCGAACGGTACGTCCGGTCCATGCTGGACGCCCGGATGACCGAGCCCGAAGGCCCGACCGCCCCGCTGCGTTGA
- a CDS encoding acyltransferase family protein, giving the protein MADTTLSGLPGRARAAAPGRRGAPEPRPVKGPRLIELDALRFIAAFAVMAFHYLAASRSLWGEHPTELFPSVARLSVLGILGVELFFLISGFVILMSVWGRTVGEFAVSRAARLYPAYWFTVVLIFILYRFSGVTGFDPKLSAGEYLLNLTMLQSAFGVGHAAGVFWSLWVELRFYLLVGIFSLFGITLRRCLVFMSAWLALALVAELTRHEALLLVFMPRQAPYFIAGMACYLIHRFGPRAAAGMPWLILAASFGMSLYAALERVGGRVKLIGFRHFPAPPEAVVVVITLIFALMIAVALGGLRWVRWRGLVTVGALTYPLYLLHQTVSAVLIPSYRDDLAPWPLALLTMAVAIVLSYLVYRFVDAPGQRWLRGRLTALVRRPRRARRGGAPHLTQSGEASVP; this is encoded by the coding sequence ATGGCCGACACGACGCTCTCCGGGCTCCCCGGCCGTGCCCGGGCGGCCGCTCCCGGCCGCCGCGGCGCGCCGGAACCCCGGCCGGTGAAGGGCCCGCGCCTCATCGAGCTGGACGCCCTGCGGTTCATCGCCGCGTTCGCCGTGATGGCCTTCCACTACCTCGCGGCGAGCCGCTCCCTGTGGGGCGAGCACCCGACCGAGCTCTTCCCGTCCGTGGCGCGGCTCAGCGTGCTCGGCATCCTCGGTGTGGAGCTGTTCTTCCTCATCAGCGGCTTCGTGATCCTGATGAGCGTATGGGGCCGCACGGTCGGCGAGTTCGCGGTCTCCCGCGCGGCCCGGCTCTACCCGGCGTACTGGTTCACCGTCGTCCTGATCTTCATCCTCTACCGGTTCAGCGGGGTCACCGGGTTCGACCCCAAGCTCTCGGCCGGGGAGTACCTGCTCAACCTCACCATGCTGCAGAGCGCCTTCGGCGTGGGCCACGCGGCCGGCGTCTTCTGGTCGCTCTGGGTGGAGCTCCGGTTCTACCTGCTGGTGGGGATCTTCAGCCTCTTCGGGATCACCCTGCGCCGGTGCCTGGTCTTCATGTCGGCCTGGCTGGCGCTCGCCCTGGTGGCCGAGCTCACCCGGCACGAGGCGCTCCTGCTCGTCTTCATGCCCCGGCAGGCGCCGTACTTCATCGCGGGCATGGCCTGCTACCTGATCCACCGGTTCGGCCCCCGGGCCGCCGCGGGCATGCCGTGGCTGATCCTCGCCGCCTCCTTCGGCATGTCGCTGTACGCGGCCCTGGAGCGCGTGGGCGGCCGGGTCAAGCTGATCGGGTTCCGGCACTTCCCGGCCCCGCCCGAGGCGGTGGTGGTCGTGATCACGCTGATCTTCGCGCTGATGATCGCGGTCGCGCTCGGCGGGCTGCGGTGGGTGCGCTGGCGCGGGCTGGTGACCGTCGGGGCGCTCACCTACCCGCTTTACCTGCTGCACCAGACGGTCTCCGCGGTGCTCATCCCGTCCTACCGGGACGATCTCGCCCCCTGGCCGCTCGCCCTGCTGACGATGGCGGTCGCGATCGTCCTGTCCTATCTCGTCTACCGGTTCGTGGACGCGCCCGGCCAGCGATGGCTCCGGGGCCGGCTGACGGCCCTGGTCCGCCGTCCCCGGCGGGCGCGCCGCGGCGGTGCCCCGCACTTGACGCAAAGTGGTGAGGCATCCGTGCCGTAA
- a CDS encoding DUF3866 family protein, whose translation MIRWRKGRITAVRREWPGAIELDVELPEGGCRALAYPALVGRPEPGDTVLLNTTALALGLGTGGYAIVVAVPDRLPPDPTGPGHLVKARYTPLQATVLGADEQGSPYHETLKDADSVDGMPVVIADLHSALPAILCGLYAAAGPSGRPRVAYVMQDGGALPAWFSMTCAGLKEHGWLCGVITVGQAFGGDLDTVTLHTGLLAARHVLGADVAVVAQGPGNLGTGTRWGFSGVCAGEAVNAAAVLGGRPVAALRVSEGDRRERHHGVSHHSLTAYGRVALARAQVVVPELPGPFGERVREQAATLADRHELVHVPVDGLEEALKASPVRLSTMGRGLDEDRACFLAAAAAGRHTAALLGLGG comes from the coding sequence ATGATCAGATGGCGTAAGGGCCGGATCACCGCGGTCCGGCGGGAGTGGCCGGGCGCGATCGAGCTCGACGTCGAGCTCCCCGAGGGCGGGTGCCGGGCCCTCGCCTACCCCGCCCTGGTCGGGCGCCCGGAGCCGGGCGACACCGTGCTGCTCAACACGACCGCGCTCGCGCTCGGCCTCGGCACCGGCGGTTACGCCATCGTGGTCGCCGTGCCCGACCGGCTGCCGCCGGACCCGACCGGTCCGGGGCACCTGGTGAAGGCGCGGTACACCCCGCTGCAGGCGACCGTGCTCGGCGCCGACGAGCAGGGCTCGCCGTACCACGAGACGCTCAAGGACGCCGACTCGGTCGACGGCATGCCGGTCGTGATCGCCGACCTCCACTCGGCGCTGCCCGCCATCCTCTGCGGCCTGTACGCCGCGGCCGGCCCGTCAGGCCGGCCCCGGGTGGCGTACGTGATGCAGGACGGCGGCGCGCTGCCCGCCTGGTTCTCCATGACCTGCGCCGGGCTGAAGGAGCACGGGTGGCTCTGCGGCGTGATCACCGTGGGCCAGGCGTTCGGCGGCGATCTGGACACCGTCACCCTGCACACCGGGCTGCTCGCCGCGCGGCACGTGCTCGGGGCCGACGTCGCGGTGGTCGCCCAGGGGCCCGGGAACCTGGGGACCGGCACCCGGTGGGGGTTCTCCGGGGTGTGCGCCGGGGAGGCGGTGAACGCCGCGGCCGTGCTCGGCGGGCGCCCGGTGGCCGCGCTGCGGGTGAGCGAGGGCGACCGGCGCGAACGGCATCACGGGGTGTCGCACCACTCGCTCACCGCCTACGGGCGGGTCGCCCTCGCCCGGGCGCAGGTGGTGGTGCCCGAGCTGCCCGGGCCGTTCGGCGAGCGGGTGCGGGAGCAGGCCGCGACCCTCGCCGACCGGCACGAGCTCGTCCACGTGCCGGTCGACGGGCTGGAGGAGGCGCTCAAGGCGTCCCCGGTCCGGCTCTCCACGATGGGGCGCGGCCTGGACGAGGACCGGGCCTGCTTCCTCGCCGCGGCGGCCGCCGGGCGCCACACCGCCGCGCTGCTCGGCCTCGGCGGCTAG
- a CDS encoding FKBP-type peptidyl-prolyl cis-trans isomerase, with amino-acid sequence MRRLLAFAAAVPLAFAAACGSSQPDPGPSPTASAAPAGVSADAIEVRGAVGKKPEVKFPAGNPALVSASRTISEGGGEPAEDGDILAANVTVYNWDGKDNPYIGSDYDLGRGEFVTVSPQLPKVLYEALRGAKPGGRVMAVVAKDALSSDQIEEAKQQGTDFTTANQVLVIDIVSKARKAVTGPSTDPGIKGIRLTDAGEGKAPSLSTKTDAKPSGKLVVKTVIKGDGPKVKADQTVVVHYIGKIWGSDKQFDSSWERGSPSVFPLSQVVKGWSDGLTGVPVGSRVVITIPPELGYGKEGNAQAGIKGTDTLVFVVDVLGAV; translated from the coding sequence ATGCGCCGCCTATTGGCATTCGCCGCCGCCGTACCCTTGGCGTTCGCCGCCGCGTGCGGGAGCTCGCAGCCGGACCCCGGACCGAGCCCCACGGCGAGCGCGGCCCCGGCCGGGGTGTCCGCGGACGCCATCGAGGTGCGGGGGGCGGTCGGCAAGAAGCCCGAAGTGAAGTTCCCCGCCGGGAACCCGGCCCTGGTCTCGGCCTCCCGCACGATCAGCGAGGGCGGGGGCGAACCGGCCGAGGACGGCGACATCCTCGCCGCGAACGTCACCGTCTACAACTGGGACGGGAAGGACAACCCCTACATCGGGTCCGACTACGACCTGGGCCGGGGCGAGTTCGTCACCGTCAGCCCCCAGCTGCCGAAGGTGCTGTACGAGGCGCTGCGCGGTGCCAAGCCGGGCGGCCGGGTGATGGCGGTCGTCGCCAAGGACGCCCTGAGCTCCGACCAGATCGAGGAGGCCAAGCAGCAGGGGACCGACTTCACCACCGCCAACCAGGTGCTGGTGATCGACATCGTCTCCAAGGCGCGCAAGGCCGTGACCGGCCCGTCCACCGACCCCGGGATCAAGGGGATCCGGCTGACCGACGCCGGCGAGGGCAAGGCCCCGTCGCTGTCCACCAAGACCGACGCCAAGCCGAGCGGGAAGCTCGTCGTCAAGACGGTGATCAAGGGCGACGGCCCGAAGGTGAAGGCCGACCAGACCGTCGTGGTCCACTACATCGGCAAGATCTGGGGCTCCGACAAGCAGTTCGACTCGAGCTGGGAGCGCGGCAGCCCGTCGGTCTTCCCGCTGAGCCAGGTGGTGAAGGGCTGGAGTGACGGGCTCACCGGTGTGCCCGTGGGCAGCCGGGTGGTCATCACGATCCCGCCGGAGCTCGGCTACGGCAAGGAGGGCAACGCCCAGGCCGGGATCAAGGGCACGGACACCCTGGTGTTCGTCGTCGACGTGCTCGGCGCGGTCTGA
- the pafA gene encoding Pup--protein ligase: MDRRIFGLENEYGVTCTFRGQRRLSPDEVARYLFRRVVSWGRSSNVFLRNGARLYLDVGSHPEYATPECDNVVELVTHDKAGERILEALLVDAEKRLREEGIAGDIYLFKNNTDSAGNSYGCHENYLVGRHGEFGRLADILIPYLVTRQIICGAGKVLQTPRGAVYCVSQRAEHIWEGVSSATTRSRPIINTRDEPHADAERFRRLHVIVGDSNMSETTTLLKVGATDLVLRMIEAGVVMRDLTLENPIRAIREVSHDMTGRRRVRLANGREASALEIQQEYLTKAMDFVDRRGGDAITKRVLDLWERTLRAVETGDLDLVSREIDWVTKYQLIERYRQKYDLPLSSPRVAQLDLAYHDVHRRRGLYYLLQRRGAVERVVSDIKIFEAKSIPPQTTRARLRGEFIRKAQEKRRDFTVDWVHLKLNDQAQRTVLCKDPFRAVDERVEKLIAGM, from the coding sequence ATGGACCGACGTATCTTCGGGCTGGAGAACGAGTACGGCGTCACGTGCACGTTCCGCGGGCAGCGGCGGCTCTCCCCGGACGAGGTGGCGCGGTACCTGTTCCGGCGGGTTGTGTCCTGGGGCCGTTCGAGCAACGTCTTCCTGCGCAACGGGGCGCGGCTCTACCTCGACGTGGGCAGCCACCCCGAGTACGCCACCCCTGAGTGCGACAACGTCGTGGAGCTCGTCACCCACGACAAGGCGGGGGAGCGCATCCTGGAGGCCCTGCTCGTCGACGCGGAGAAGCGGCTCCGCGAGGAGGGCATCGCAGGGGACATCTACCTGTTCAAGAACAACACCGACTCTGCGGGCAACTCGTACGGCTGTCACGAGAACTACCTCGTGGGGCGGCATGGGGAGTTCGGCCGGCTCGCCGACATCCTCATCCCCTACCTGGTCACCCGGCAGATCATCTGCGGCGCGGGCAAGGTGCTGCAGACCCCGCGCGGGGCCGTCTACTGCGTCTCCCAGCGGGCCGAGCACATCTGGGAGGGCGTCTCCTCGGCCACCACCCGGTCGCGGCCGATCATCAACACGCGGGACGAGCCGCACGCCGACGCCGAGCGGTTCCGGCGGCTGCACGTCATCGTCGGCGACTCGAACATGAGCGAGACCACCACGTTGCTCAAGGTCGGGGCGACGGACCTGGTCCTGCGCATGATCGAGGCCGGGGTGGTGATGCGGGACCTCACCCTGGAGAACCCGATCCGCGCGATCCGGGAGGTCTCCCACGACATGACCGGCCGCCGCCGGGTCCGGCTGGCGAACGGCCGCGAGGCCTCCGCGCTCGAGATCCAGCAGGAGTACCTCACCAAGGCGATGGACTTCGTCGACCGCCGCGGCGGGGACGCGATCACCAAGCGGGTGCTCGACCTGTGGGAGCGGACCCTCCGGGCGGTGGAGACCGGCGACCTCGACCTGGTGTCGCGGGAGATCGACTGGGTCACCAAGTACCAGCTGATCGAGCGCTACCGGCAGAAGTACGACCTGCCGCTCTCCTCGCCCCGGGTCGCCCAGCTCGACCTCGCCTACCACGACGTGCACCGCAGGCGCGGGCTGTACTACCTGCTGCAGCGGCGCGGGGCCGTCGAGCGGGTGGTGAGCGATATCAAGATCTTCGAGGCGAAGTCGATCCCGCCGCAGACCACCCGGGCGCGGCTGCGCGGCGAGTTCATCCGGAAGGCCCAGGAGAAGCGGCGGGACTTCACCGTGGACTGGGTCCACCTGAAGCTCAACGACCAGGCGCAGCGGACCGTGCTCTGCAAGGACCCGTTCCGCGCCGTGGACGAGCGGGTGGAGAAGCTGATCGCCGGAATGTGA
- the dop gene encoding depupylase/deamidase Dop, translated as MTVRRVMGIETEYGIAVPGQPGANAMVTSSQVVNAYLTASAARARRARWDFEEENPLRDARGFDLAREVADQSQLTDEDLGLANVILTNGARLYVDHAHPEYSTPECTNPRAAVIWDKAGERVMYDAAMRASAIPGNSPIQLYKNNTDAKGASYGCHENYLMRRSTPFADIVRHLTPFFVSRQVVCGAGKVGIGQDSRGEGFQISQRADFFEVEVGLETTLKRPIINTRDEPHADPEKYRRLHVIIGDANMSEISTYLKLGTTALVLAMIEDGFLTIDLTPEAPVAALRAVSHDPTCKYQIPLRNGRKMTAVQMQMEYLEQARKYVEDRYGSSVDEMTKDVLNRWESVLTRLAEDPMLCSRELDWVAKLELLEGYRARDGLSWSHPRLQLVDLQYSDIRPDRGLYNRLVARGRMERIVTDEEIEHAVENPPTDTRAYFRGRCLRQYSDSVAAASWDSVIFDIPGRESLQRVPTLEPLRGTKAHVGELLDRCRTAAELVAALTGEG; from the coding sequence ATGACGGTTCGGCGGGTGATGGGCATCGAGACCGAGTACGGCATCGCCGTGCCCGGGCAACCGGGGGCCAACGCGATGGTGACCTCTTCGCAGGTCGTCAACGCCTACCTGACGGCTTCGGCCGCGCGGGCCCGCCGGGCTCGATGGGATTTCGAGGAGGAGAACCCGCTCCGTGACGCCCGTGGGTTCGATCTCGCCCGGGAGGTGGCCGACCAGAGCCAGCTCACCGACGAGGATCTCGGCCTGGCCAACGTGATCCTCACCAACGGCGCCCGGCTCTACGTCGACCACGCCCACCCGGAGTACTCGACACCCGAGTGCACCAACCCGCGGGCGGCCGTGATCTGGGACAAGGCCGGGGAGCGGGTCATGTACGACGCGGCGATGCGCGCGTCGGCGATCCCCGGCAACTCCCCGATCCAGCTCTACAAGAACAACACCGACGCCAAGGGCGCCTCGTACGGCTGCCACGAGAACTACCTGATGCGCCGGTCCACGCCGTTCGCCGACATCGTCCGGCACCTGACGCCGTTCTTCGTCTCCCGTCAGGTGGTCTGCGGCGCCGGCAAGGTCGGCATCGGCCAGGACTCCCGGGGCGAGGGGTTCCAGATCAGCCAGCGCGCCGACTTCTTCGAGGTCGAGGTGGGCCTGGAGACCACGCTCAAGCGGCCGATCATCAACACGCGGGACGAGCCGCACGCCGACCCGGAGAAGTACCGCCGGCTGCACGTGATCATCGGCGACGCAAATATGTCGGAAATTTCGACATATTTGAAGCTGGGGACCACTGCGCTGGTCCTCGCGATGATCGAGGACGGGTTCCTCACCATCGACCTGACGCCCGAGGCCCCGGTCGCCGCCCTCCGGGCGGTCTCCCACGATCCCACCTGCAAGTACCAGATCCCGCTGCGCAACGGGCGGAAGATGACCGCCGTGCAGATGCAGATGGAGTATCTGGAGCAGGCGCGCAAGTACGTGGAGGACCGGTACGGCTCCAGCGTCGACGAGATGACCAAGGACGTCCTCAACCGGTGGGAGTCGGTGCTCACCAGGCTCGCCGAGGACCCGATGCTGTGCTCCCGGGAGCTCGACTGGGTGGCGAAGCTGGAGCTGCTCGAGGGCTACCGGGCCAGGGACGGGCTGAGCTGGTCGCACCCGCGCCTGCAGCTCGTCGACCTCCAGTACTCCGACATCCGGCCCGACCGCGGCCTGTACAACCGGCTCGTCGCGCGCGGCCGGATGGAGCGGATCGTCACGGACGAGGAGATCGAGCACGCGGTGGAGAACCCGCCCACCGACACCCGGGCCTACTTCCGCGGCCGGTGCCTGCGGCAGTACAGCGACTCGGTCGCCGCCGCCTCGTGGGACTCGGTGATCTTCGACATCCCGGGCCGGGAGTCGCTGCAGCGGGTGCCCACCCTGGAGCCGCTGCGGGGCACCAAGGCGCACGTGGGCGAGCTGCTCGACCGCTGCCGGACCGCCGCCGAGCTCGTCGCCGCGCTCACCGGCGAGGGCTGA
- a CDS encoding ubiquitin-like protein Pup, producing the protein MATRETGGQKSASRQDRETEEVEVQASDAVKERHEKLSDDVDAILDEIDEVLEENAEEFVRSYVQKGGE; encoded by the coding sequence ATGGCGACCAGGGAGACCGGCGGGCAGAAGAGCGCCAGCCGCCAGGATCGCGAGACCGAAGAGGTCGAGGTCCAGGCATCGGACGCGGTCAAGGAGCGCCACGAGAAGCTCTCCGACGACGTGGACGCGATCCTGGACGAGATCGACGAGGTCCTTGAGGAGAACGCCGAGGAGTTCGTCCGGTCGTACGTGCAGAAGGGCGGTGAGTGA
- a CDS encoding Gfo/Idh/MocA family protein: METVRIGVAGLGAIAQVAYLPLLDRRRDLFRLAAVCDLDREHAEWFGHRFGVPAYDDPERMLDAGGCDALLVLTSGSHGALVRAALERGLWVLSEVPLGYSRAELSDLPDAARLMVGYMKQYDPAAQRLLECLHEAGGPEVIRHLCVTVLRPPGRTQLLFAKPRGSHPSPARLSRYADADERSISAALGEEAPKPVRRLYAEVLLEGVCLELSLIRMFTGAPASVDHVAVWPAETYPPSVEASGALPGAGRYGLHWHFLTGYPAYHQTVALHHEHGSFELSFRCPYLLNTPSRLLIRSRIGTTERTLVFEDVAEAFERQLVAFHRFVTQDERPVSGLAEALTDIAVAQRMIRRYAEAAGEPVGGECAALPAGGG, from the coding sequence GTGGAGACGGTGCGTATCGGCGTCGCCGGGCTCGGGGCGATCGCCCAGGTCGCCTACCTGCCGTTGCTGGACCGGCGACGGGACCTGTTCCGCCTGGCCGCGGTCTGCGACCTGGACCGGGAGCACGCCGAGTGGTTCGGCCACCGGTTCGGGGTCCCCGCGTACGACGACCCGGAGCGCATGCTGGACGCGGGCGGCTGCGACGCGCTGCTCGTGCTCACCTCGGGCTCACACGGCGCCCTGGTGCGGGCCGCGCTCGAGCGCGGCCTGTGGGTGCTGTCGGAGGTGCCGCTCGGCTACAGCCGGGCCGAGCTGAGCGATCTCCCGGACGCGGCCCGGCTCATGGTGGGCTATATGAAGCAGTACGACCCGGCGGCGCAGCGCCTGCTCGAGTGCCTGCACGAGGCCGGCGGGCCCGAGGTGATCCGCCACCTCTGCGTCACGGTGCTGCGTCCCCCGGGGCGGACTCAGCTGCTGTTCGCCAAGCCCCGCGGCTCGCACCCCTCGCCGGCCCGGCTGTCCCGGTACGCCGACGCGGACGAGCGGTCGATCAGTGCCGCCCTCGGCGAGGAGGCGCCGAAGCCGGTGCGCCGCCTCTACGCCGAGGTGCTGCTGGAGGGCGTCTGCCTGGAGCTGTCGCTCATCCGGATGTTCACCGGGGCGCCCGCCTCGGTCGACCACGTGGCCGTCTGGCCGGCCGAGACGTACCCGCCCTCCGTCGAGGCGTCCGGCGCCCTGCCGGGCGCGGGCAGGTACGGCCTGCACTGGCACTTCCTCACCGGCTACCCCGCCTACCACCAGACGGTGGCGCTCCATCACGAGCACGGGTCGTTCGAGCTGAGCTTCCGGTGCCCCTACCTGCTCAACACGCCGAGCAGGCTGCTGATCAGGTCGCGGATCGGCACCACGGAGCGGACGCTGGTCTTCGAGGACGTGGCCGAGGCGTTCGAGCGGCAGCTCGTCGCCTTCCACCGGTTCGTCACCCAGGACGAGCGGCCGGTGAGCGGGCTCGCCGAGGCGCTCACCGACATCGCCGTGGCCCAGCGGATGATCCGCAGGTACGCCGAGGCGGCGGGCGAACCGGTCGGCGGGGAGTGCGCCGCCCTGCCCGCCGGGGGCGGGTGA